One stretch of Microvirga lotononidis DNA includes these proteins:
- the rhaM gene encoding L-rhamnose mutarotase gives MTGKEKYAFKMQLNPGMEGEYRRRHDEIWPELVELLKDAGIEDYSIHLDRETGILFGVLWRRADHRMADLPNHPVMKRWWAHMADIMATNADNSPVDKPLVTVFHMA, from the coding sequence ATGACCGGAAAAGAGAAATACGCCTTCAAGATGCAACTCAACCCCGGCATGGAGGGCGAGTATCGCCGCCGTCACGATGAGATCTGGCCGGAGCTGGTCGAGCTTCTGAAGGATGCCGGCATCGAGGATTATTCGATTCATCTCGACCGGGAGACCGGCATTCTCTTCGGTGTTCTGTGGCGGCGCGCGGACCACCGCATGGCGGATCTGCCGAACCACCCGGTCATGAAGCGCTGGTGGGCCCACATGGCCGACATCATGGCGACGAATGCCGACAATTCCCCGGTCGACAAGCCCCTCGTCACCGTCTTCCATATGGCGTGA
- a CDS encoding ABC transporter permease, whose protein sequence is MSTLTFEKQPSRHIPDKLSTPAGRILGSWEALLVAVAIAIFIANSFASPHFLDPWNLSDATYNFTEKAMIAFAMTLLIISGEIDLSVAAIIALASTAMGAAVQAGFQTPALVGIGLGVGLLCGAFNGFLVARIGLPSIVVTIGTMSLFRGIAQIVLGDQAYGGYPASFAWFGQGYMSDFSWWPTLPGFEVVTFEMVAFVVFALIFGILLHRTAFGRRIYAIGNNAFAAQFSGIPVQRTKFMLFLMTGLMSGFAAVCLTSRLGSTRHTIAAGWELEVVTMAVLGGVSILGGSGTIPGVVLAAIVMGLVTFGLGLLNVPGIVMSIFIGLLLILVIALPIVIRRIRSGAAA, encoded by the coding sequence ATGAGCACGCTGACCTTCGAGAAGCAGCCGTCGCGCCATATCCCCGACAAGCTCTCGACGCCGGCGGGTCGGATCCTCGGCAGCTGGGAGGCTCTGCTCGTCGCCGTCGCCATCGCGATCTTCATCGCGAACTCGTTCGCGTCCCCGCACTTCCTCGATCCGTGGAACCTGTCGGACGCGACCTACAATTTCACGGAAAAGGCGATGATCGCGTTCGCGATGACGCTCCTCATCATCTCCGGAGAGATCGATCTTTCCGTCGCGGCCATCATCGCCTTGGCGTCGACCGCCATGGGAGCGGCCGTGCAGGCAGGATTCCAGACTCCGGCCCTCGTCGGAATCGGGCTCGGTGTGGGGCTGCTCTGCGGCGCCTTCAACGGATTCCTGGTGGCGCGCATCGGGCTCCCGTCCATCGTCGTGACCATCGGCACCATGAGCCTGTTTCGCGGCATCGCCCAGATCGTGCTCGGCGATCAGGCTTATGGCGGGTATCCTGCGAGCTTCGCCTGGTTCGGCCAGGGCTACATGTCCGACTTTTCATGGTGGCCGACACTGCCGGGTTTCGAGGTCGTCACCTTCGAAATGGTCGCCTTCGTGGTGTTCGCCCTCATCTTCGGTATCCTGCTTCACCGGACCGCTTTCGGGCGGCGGATCTACGCCATCGGCAACAACGCCTTTGCCGCGCAGTTTTCCGGCATTCCGGTTCAGCGGACCAAGTTCATGCTCTTCCTGATGACCGGCCTCATGAGCGGCTTCGCGGCCGTGTGCCTCACATCGCGCCTGGGTTCGACCCGCCACACCATCGCAGCCGGATGGGAGCTCGAGGTGGTCACGATGGCGGTGCTCGGCGGTGTGAGCATCCTCGGGGGCTCGGGCACCATCCCGGGCGTGGTGCTGGCCGCCATCGTCATGGGGCTCGTCACGTTCGGTCTCGGTCTCCTCAATGTGCCCGGCATCGTCATGTCGATCTTCATCGGCTTGCTGTTGATCCTCGTGATCGCGCTTCCGATCGTCATCCGCCGTATCCGCTCAGGGGCAGCCGCATGA